One Methanolobus sp. WCC4 DNA segment encodes these proteins:
- a CDS encoding geranylgeranyl reductase family protein, with protein sequence MTPEDSYDIIVVGAGPAGSTAAMYAAENDLSVLLVEKKKDIGVPLQCGGFLPHYPVLQELVPNAELPVTLEEIPSSCIHATASYQRFIAPSGLSKGFDVDADAIDRRRFDKHLAREAARAGAELLVGTNVTEVNDTKLLMDGAFGEFEVEGKVIIGADGPNSIVAKASNMLRDADPMGTGTAFEYELSGVDIDRDAVEMYFGKDYVPGGYAWIISQGGDTANIGVGIREALFEEHLCARDYLERFMYEHPIASEKLSGASITSVVAGLVPVGGAPKVTASHNTLIAGDAAGHIIATNGGGISTAMVGGKLAGETASDFLKGKCRLQEYETRWREQMGLEIKTAVYVRKLMDKLMLSDRLMTTAIKMISPEQMKAIQCGQLPDPVKKTLMKLNVGLS encoded by the coding sequence ATGACCCCTGAAGACTCATATGATATCATCGTTGTCGGTGCAGGCCCGGCAGGCTCCACGGCAGCCATGTACGCAGCAGAGAACGACCTGTCCGTACTCCTTGTAGAAAAGAAGAAGGACATAGGAGTACCGCTGCAATGCGGAGGTTTCCTCCCTCACTATCCTGTTCTGCAGGAACTCGTACCCAATGCAGAACTCCCGGTAACACTTGAAGAGATACCGTCAAGTTGTATACATGCCACGGCCAGCTACCAGCGTTTCATAGCACCCAGTGGCCTTTCCAAAGGTTTTGACGTAGACGCCGATGCGATCGACAGAAGACGTTTTGATAAACACCTCGCAAGAGAAGCAGCAAGAGCAGGTGCAGAGCTACTTGTAGGAACGAATGTCACCGAGGTTAACGACACAAAACTCCTGATGGACGGAGCATTCGGTGAGTTCGAGGTAGAAGGAAAAGTGATAATCGGTGCCGACGGCCCGAACTCCATAGTCGCAAAGGCCAGCAATATGTTACGTGACGCTGACCCGATGGGAACAGGTACTGCCTTCGAATACGAGCTCAGCGGTGTGGACATAGACAGGGATGCAGTTGAGATGTACTTCGGCAAGGATTATGTCCCCGGAGGATACGCATGGATCATATCCCAGGGTGGAGATACAGCCAACATCGGGGTCGGCATCAGGGAAGCACTCTTTGAAGAGCACCTCTGCGCCAGGGACTATCTAGAACGTTTCATGTACGAGCACCCCATAGCAAGCGAGAAGCTCAGCGGTGCATCCATAACTTCAGTTGTGGCTGGACTCGTTCCCGTAGGCGGGGCGCCAAAGGTGACCGCATCTCATAACACACTCATAGCAGGCGATGCTGCCGGACATATAATAGCAACCAACGGAGGAGGCATATCCACAGCAATGGTCGGTGGTAAACTTGCAGGAGAGACAGCATCAGATTTCCTGAAAGGAAAATGCAGGCTTCAGGAATACGAAACAAGATGGAGAGAGCAGATGGGACTTGAGATCAAGACAGCAGTCTACGTCCGTAAACTAATGGATAAACTCATGCTCTCCGACAGGCTTATGACCACAGCTATTAAAATGATAAGTCCTGAACAAATGAAGGCCATACAATGCGGACAGCTTCCTGATCCGGTTAAAAAGACATTGATGAAGCTGAACGTGGGACTCAGTTGA
- a CDS encoding peptidylprolyl isomerase, with translation MTIEKGDFIKINYTGKFNEGQIFDTTDEQLAKDNGIFNPRGVYGGDVVIVGSGHTIKGLDEDFVGKDVGYSGTVTIEPEMAFGPHNPALVETVSVTKIKDQLGDQRPYTGMPIELNGRRGVISQVIGRRIRIDLNHALAGKEVEYEYTIEEKIEEPVAKAQGLLSLYTGMPEIDIEVTDDLIKVYTPIELGFNQRWLVSKLTIANELIDKLGIPNLEYIEKHPYVPETAEVEATEAPAEEEEAEATEE, from the coding sequence TTGACTATTGAGAAAGGCGATTTCATAAAGATAAACTATACCGGTAAGTTCAATGAAGGACAGATCTTCGACACTACCGATGAACAGCTTGCAAAAGACAATGGCATCTTCAACCCACGTGGCGTTTACGGCGGGGATGTTGTGATCGTAGGTTCCGGTCACACTATCAAGGGCCTTGATGAGGATTTCGTAGGTAAGGATGTAGGATACTCCGGTACTGTCACAATTGAACCGGAAATGGCATTCGGACCACACAACCCTGCTCTTGTAGAGACTGTCTCAGTTACAAAGATCAAGGACCAGCTCGGTGACCAGAGACCATACACTGGAATGCCAATTGAGCTTAACGGAAGGCGCGGAGTTATCTCCCAGGTCATTGGCCGCAGGATACGCATAGATCTCAACCACGCACTTGCAGGCAAGGAAGTTGAATACGAATACACCATCGAAGAGAAGATCGAGGAACCTGTCGCAAAGGCACAGGGTCTGCTCTCACTCTACACAGGTATGCCTGAGATCGACATCGAGGTAACTGATGACCTTATCAAGGTCTACACCCCAATCGAGCTCGGATTCAACCAGAGATGGCTTGTATCAAAACTCACCATCGCAAACGAGCTTATCGACAAGCTGGGTATTCCAAACCTTGAGTACATCGAGAAGCACCCATACGTCCCTGAGACAGCAGAAGTTGAGGCAACCGAAGCTCCTGCAGAGGAAGAAGAAGCTGAAGCAACAGAGGAATAA